Within Raineyella sp. W15-4, the genomic segment GCCGACCATGGACCAGCCGTGCTCCGGGATGAACTCGTCGTGCAGGCGGGCCAGCACCTCGGTCTCGTCGTCGAAGGACCCGAGGTGCAGGGTCTGGACGCAGCGGCCCTCGACGAGCCGTTCCAGGCGAAGGTCGTCGAGCCGGGCCGGCGGATTCTTGGCTCCGGCGTCCGCGACGGCCGTGGCGACCACGTCCCGGTCGATCCAGTCCGGAACCATCATCAGCAGTGTCCAGTCCCACCGCGACTTGTCCCGGGACGCGGTGAAGGCCGCCATGTCCTCGGCCCACCACAGCCCTTCCAGGGGCATCACGACATAGTCGCGCCCGAGCTCCCTCTTGCTGGCGAACTTCAGCTTGTACGCCACCGGGTAGAGCGTCTCCACCGCCCCGGTGAAGGCCACCGAGGTGTTCGGGTCGCCGTGCCCGTCGATCATCAGGTACTGCAGGTCCGGCACCTCGACGACCCGGAACTGGCCCGCTGTCGCGTGGTAGGCGTCGATGGTCTTCTTGAAATCGATCTTGTCGCTCATCGGGCTCCCGTCTCCGGTCGCGAACCTCGGTCTGCCGGCCTCCAGCAGGCCCGCCCCCATGGTCGCACCCCCACCCGGTCAGCCTCGCTCATCTCCTCCAGGCGCTCGACCCCACCCCTTGCCCGGCCCCCGTGCCCGCGGCGAGGATAGTGAGTGAGCTCACAACCACTTCTGCCCGACGACCGAAGGAGACCATCATGACCGCACTGCCAGGACTTTGGCTGACCCTGCGCTATCGCGACGCCGGTGCCGCGATCACCTTCCTCCGCGAGGCGTTCGGCTTCGAGTTGACCGTCGCCTACACCGACGAGACCGACCCCTCGATCGTGGCGCATGCCGAGTTGCTGTGGCCGCTCGGCGGTGGCGTCATGCTCGGCTCGGTCCGTGAGGAGAACGCCGACGTCGTCCCGCCCGGCGGTTCGGCGTACGTCGTCACCGACGACCCGGATGGGCTGTACGCCCGGGCCCTCGCCGCGGGCGCGACCGAGGTGCGCGGCCTGGTCGACCAGGACTACGGCTCGCGCGAGTTCACCGTACGTGACCCCGAAGGGGTCGTCTGGAGCTTCGGCACCTACCGCGGGCAGCAGGGGTAGCCGGGCCGGCTCCGCCACTCGGCGACAGTGAATCGGTCGCCAGCTCCCCTCACGACTCCTCCTCTCGCGAAGCGGAGTCCAGCTTCTCGAGGATCGTGAGCAGCCCCTCGCGCAGCCGCTCGGCCTCGGCCGGCGTCAACCCGATCGAGGCGCTCAACCTCTCGGGCACGTCGGCCACCCGTTCGCGTAGGGCAAGCCCGGCGGTCGTCGCGGAGACCAGCACCCGGCGCTCGTCGGCGTGGTCTCGATGCCGCGTCACCAGGCCGGCCGCCTCCAGCCGCTTCAACAGTGGGGTGAGCGTGCCGGAATCCAGCCGGAGCCGCTCCCCGACCTCGCCGACAGTCGGCGCGCCGTCGGTCTCCCACAGGACGAGCATCACGAGGTACTGCGGGTACGTGAGGCCGGTCTCCGCCAGTAGTTCGCTGTATCGCCTGGTGACCGCCCGGGTCGCCGCGTAGAGCGGGAAGCACAGCTGCGCGTCCAGCCGCAGCTGTTCGAACGTGGGATGGGGGGCGTCGGGCACAGCCGAAGTCTACCCTTGCATCATTAAGTTGTACGCAATATG encodes:
- a CDS encoding GyrI-like domain-containing protein, yielding MSDKIDFKKTIDAYHATAGQFRVVEVPDLQYLMIDGHGDPNTSVAFTGAVETLYPVAYKLKFASKRELGRDYVVMPLEGLWWAEDMAAFTASRDKSRWDWTLLMMVPDWIDRDVVATAVADAGAKNPPARLDDLRLERLVEGRCVQTLHLGSFDDETEVLARLHDEFIPEHGWSMVGRHHEIYLTDSRKVAPEKSRTILRQQVAPRRRGGERR
- a CDS encoding MarR family transcriptional regulator, with protein sequence MPDAPHPTFEQLRLDAQLCFPLYAATRAVTRRYSELLAETGLTYPQYLVMLVLWETDGAPTVGEVGERLRLDSGTLTPLLKRLEAAGLVTRHRDHADERRVLVSATTAGLALRERVADVPERLSASIGLTPAEAERLREGLLTILEKLDSASREEES
- a CDS encoding VOC family protein, with the translated sequence MTALPGLWLTLRYRDAGAAITFLREAFGFELTVAYTDETDPSIVAHAELLWPLGGGVMLGSVREENADVVPPGGSAYVVTDDPDGLYARALAAGATEVRGLVDQDYGSREFTVRDPEGVVWSFGTYRGQQG